One window of Novosphingobium sp. P6W genomic DNA carries:
- a CDS encoding CopD family protein: MEQILSTTYLWLKAGHVIFVIFWMAGLFMLPRYFVYHQESEPGSAEELRWIDREAKLRKIILTPSMIAVWVLGLLTASAIGAWGEGWLHVKLLFVLGLSGYHGWLVAYSKKLAKGERPLTGKKLRLLNEVPGLAAAVIVILVVVKPF; this comes from the coding sequence ATGGAGCAGATTTTGTCCACCACTTACCTGTGGCTGAAGGCCGGTCACGTTATCTTCGTGATCTTCTGGATGGCCGGGCTGTTCATGCTGCCGCGCTATTTCGTCTACCATCAGGAATCCGAGCCGGGCTCGGCCGAGGAACTGCGCTGGATCGACCGTGAGGCGAAGCTGCGCAAGATCATCCTGACACCCTCGATGATCGCCGTCTGGGTGCTGGGCCTGCTTACCGCCAGCGCCATCGGCGCCTGGGGCGAGGGCTGGCTCCACGTCAAGCTGCTGTTCGTGCTTGGCCTTTCGGGCTATCACGGCTGGCTCGTGGCCTATTCGAAGAAACTGGCCAAGGGTGAGCGTCCGCTGACCGGCAAGAAGCTGCGCCTGCTTAACGAAGTGCCCGGCCTTGCCGCTGCGGTCATTGTCATTCTGGTGGTCGTCAAGCCTTTCTAG
- the hemE gene encoding uroporphyrinogen decarboxylase, translating into MPGLLLDTLRGTVSSSDSNGDSAPRPIWLMRQAGRYLPEYRELRAEKGGFLALVYDTEAAAEITLQPIQRFGFDGAILFSDILIVPYAMGQDLQFLAGEGPRLSPKLVDHALESLVAVPERLSPIYDTVRKVRSQLAADKTMLGFAGSPWTVATYMVAGEGSRDQHDTRAMAYRDPGAFQAIIDAVTEVTVEYLCGQIQAGAEAVQLFDSWAGSLSPSQFERWVIAPNAKIAAAVKARHPETPIIGFPKGAGEKLPAYARETGVDAVGIDETIDPLWAMRELPEGLPVQGNLDPLLLLSGGAELESGALAVLEAFADRPHVFNLGHGIGQFTPIAHVEQLLSIVRGWRG; encoded by the coding sequence ATGCCCGGCCTGCTTCTCGACACCCTGCGCGGAACCGTTTCCAGCAGCGATTCAAACGGCGATTCAGCACCGCGCCCGATCTGGCTGATGCGCCAGGCAGGGCGCTATCTTCCGGAGTACCGCGAACTGCGCGCGGAAAAGGGCGGATTTCTCGCACTGGTCTACGATACCGAAGCTGCGGCCGAGATCACCTTGCAGCCGATTCAGCGTTTCGGTTTCGACGGCGCGATTCTGTTTTCCGACATCCTGATCGTGCCTTACGCGATGGGGCAGGACCTTCAGTTTCTCGCGGGCGAAGGGCCCAGACTCAGCCCCAAACTGGTCGATCACGCGCTTGAAAGCCTTGTCGCGGTGCCTGAAAGGCTGTCTCCGATCTACGACACCGTGCGCAAGGTTCGTAGCCAGCTCGCGGCCGACAAGACCATGCTGGGGTTCGCCGGCTCGCCCTGGACGGTCGCGACGTATATGGTCGCAGGCGAGGGCAGCCGCGATCAGCATGACACGCGTGCTATGGCTTACCGCGATCCCGGCGCGTTCCAGGCGATCATCGATGCCGTGACCGAAGTTACCGTCGAATACCTGTGCGGCCAGATTCAGGCGGGCGCCGAAGCCGTGCAGCTTTTCGATTCGTGGGCCGGCAGCCTTTCGCCTTCGCAATTCGAGCGTTGGGTGATCGCGCCCAACGCAAAAATCGCCGCTGCCGTGAAGGCGCGCCATCCCGAGACTCCGATCATCGGCTTTCCAAAGGGTGCAGGCGAAAAGCTGCCTGCCTATGCCCGCGAGACTGGCGTGGATGCAGTCGGCATCGATGAGACGATCGACCCCCTCTGGGCTATGCGCGAGCTTCCGGAAGGGCTACCGGTGCAGGGCAATCTTGATCCGCTGCTCCTGCTTTCAGGCGGGGCGGAACTGGAAAGCGGAGCGCTTGCGGTACTTGAGGCTTTCGCGGATCGTCCCCACGTCTTCAACCTCGGCCACGGTATCGGCCAATTCACGCCGATCGCCCATGTCGAGCAGCTGCTGTCCATCGTGCGCGGTTGGCGCGGCTGA
- a CDS encoding pyruvate, water dikinase regulatory protein has product MARFHLHLLSDSTGETLEMIAKAALAQFDDSDVLRHFWPMVRSQQHLDRIMGEIAANPGLVFFTLVNEETRGRLEERCQSLGLPAIAVLDGVTDALEALLGQEAKGRPGRQHRLDDAYFARVDAIQFTIAHDDGILWEEWEEADIVLAGVSRTSKTPTSIYLANRGYKVANIPIVVESPPPPSLFDLRRPLVVGLTTAPDRLIQIRRNRLLSLSQSPDTDYVDNDAVDSELKYARRMFADNSWPVIDVTRRSIEETAAAVINLYNERKAAGETGQVGPKPI; this is encoded by the coding sequence ATGGCGCGATTCCACCTCCATCTGCTGTCCGATTCCACCGGCGAAACGCTGGAAATGATCGCCAAGGCTGCGCTTGCGCAGTTCGACGATTCCGACGTTCTGCGCCATTTCTGGCCGATGGTGCGCTCGCAGCAGCACCTCGACCGGATCATGGGCGAGATCGCGGCGAACCCGGGCCTCGTCTTCTTCACACTGGTGAACGAAGAAACCCGCGGCCGACTGGAAGAACGCTGCCAATCGCTGGGCCTGCCCGCCATCGCAGTGCTCGACGGGGTGACCGATGCGCTCGAAGCCCTGCTCGGTCAGGAAGCCAAGGGCCGCCCCGGCCGCCAGCACCGGCTTGACGACGCCTACTTCGCGCGCGTCGATGCGATCCAGTTCACCATCGCGCATGACGACGGCATCCTGTGGGAGGAATGGGAGGAGGCCGACATCGTGCTGGCGGGCGTTTCGCGTACCAGCAAGACGCCGACTTCGATCTACCTCGCCAATCGCGGTTACAAGGTCGCCAATATCCCGATCGTGGTTGAAAGCCCGCCTCCGCCGTCGCTGTTCGATTTGCGGCGCCCGCTGGTGGTGGGATTGACCACCGCGCCCGACCGGCTGATCCAGATCAGGCGCAACCGCCTGCTGTCGCTCAGCCAGTCGCCCGACACGGATTATGTCGACAACGATGCCGTGGACAGCGAACTCAAATATGCCCGGCGTATGTTCGCCGACAACTCATGGCCGGTGATCGACGTTACCCGCCGCTCGATCGAGGAAACCGCCGCAGCGGTCATCAACCTCTACAACGAGCGCAAGGCCGCCGGCGAAACCGGACAGGTCGGCCCCAAACCGATCTGA
- a CDS encoding nucleoside triphosphate pyrophosphatase, with product MIVLASQSASRRAMLEAAGIAFRAQPAHIDERALEATLADAPPAQVALALASAKAEVVSRETSGEIVLGSDSLVSVEGRRFDKPASRADAAAHLRFFSGKVMELHSAAALVRDGEVLWADTALAQLHVAPLSDDFIESYLDAEWPEVAACVGVFRIEARGVQLFERIDGDYFTILGMPLLMVQSALRNLGVMAR from the coding sequence ATGATCGTTCTCGCATCCCAGAGCGCCTCTCGGCGCGCCATGCTCGAAGCTGCCGGAATCGCTTTCCGCGCCCAGCCTGCCCACATCGACGAGCGCGCGCTTGAAGCGACGCTGGCTGACGCACCCCCCGCGCAGGTGGCGCTCGCTCTTGCCAGCGCCAAGGCCGAAGTTGTTTCACGTGAAACATCGGGCGAAATCGTGCTGGGCAGCGACTCGCTCGTTTCGGTGGAAGGCCGGCGGTTCGACAAGCCTGCAAGCCGCGCCGATGCCGCCGCACATTTGCGCTTTTTCTCGGGCAAAGTGATGGAACTGCACAGCGCCGCCGCGCTGGTGCGGGACGGCGAAGTCCTCTGGGCGGACACCGCATTGGCGCAGCTTCACGTCGCGCCGCTTTCGGATGATTTCATCGAGAGCTACCTCGATGCCGAATGGCCCGAAGTCGCCGCCTGCGTTGGCGTATTCCGCATCGAGGCGCGCGGCGTGCAATTGTTCGAGCGTATCGACGGAGATTACTTCACCATCCTTGGCATGCCGCTGCTCATGGTGCAGTCGGCGCTGCGCAACCTGGGAGTGATGGCGCGATGA
- the aroE gene encoding shikimate dehydrogenase yields MTIYAEVIGDPIAQSKSPAIHNFWLAELGLPGRYDHHQVSVEALGDYLAQRRSDPQWRGCNVTMPHKLAIIPLLDRLDPLAERIGAVNTVVREADGTLTGYNTDAPGFLEPIQEEVDKIHLFRMARVLGTGGAARAIVAALADAKFVIVLAGRDPAKARAMLDELAPNGEHHAIGLSHFADPTDFAFDDREQCFDLIINASPLGMAGQPPLPFDFSHAPPRSVVYDIVTNPLDTDFLQTARAAGFETVDGLSMLIGQADSAFTRFFGAKPPRERDAALREILGS; encoded by the coding sequence ATGACTATTTATGCCGAAGTGATCGGCGATCCGATCGCGCAGTCGAAATCACCGGCGATCCACAATTTCTGGCTGGCGGAACTGGGTCTTCCCGGCCGCTACGACCACCACCAGGTCAGCGTGGAAGCCTTGGGCGACTATCTTGCCCAGCGTCGCAGCGATCCGCAATGGCGCGGCTGCAACGTGACGATGCCGCATAAGCTGGCAATCATACCGCTGCTCGACCGGCTCGATCCGCTGGCAGAGCGGATCGGCGCCGTGAACACCGTGGTGCGCGAAGCGGACGGCACCCTCACCGGCTACAACACCGATGCTCCGGGCTTCCTCGAACCGATTCAGGAGGAAGTCGACAAGATTCACCTGTTCCGCATGGCACGGGTGTTGGGCACCGGCGGCGCGGCGCGGGCAATCGTGGCGGCGCTGGCCGATGCGAAGTTCGTGATCGTCCTCGCCGGGCGCGATCCGGCCAAGGCGCGCGCGATGCTCGACGAACTCGCACCGAACGGCGAACACCACGCAATCGGCCTCAGCCATTTTGCCGATCCCACCGATTTCGCTTTCGATGACCGCGAGCAGTGCTTCGACCTCATCATCAATGCCAGCCCGCTGGGGATGGCCGGTCAGCCGCCCCTGCCCTTCGATTTTAGCCACGCGCCGCCGCGCAGCGTGGTTTATGACATCGTCACCAATCCGCTGGACACCGATTTCCTGCAAACCGCCCGCGCCGCCGGGTTCGAGACGGTCGATGGCCTGTCGATGCTGATCGGCCAGGCAGACAGCGCTTTCACCCGCTTCTTTGGCGCGAAGCCTCCGCGCGAGCGCGATGCGGCACTGCGCGAAATACTCGGTTCGTGA
- the coaE gene encoding dephospho-CoA kinase (Dephospho-CoA kinase (CoaE) performs the final step in coenzyme A biosynthesis.), translating to MTKILGLTGSIGMGKSTVAGMLRELGVPVFDADAAVHQLQGPGGALLPLIEEAFPGTTGPGGVDRPKLGAAVFGDKDRLSQLERIVHPAVAAMRGDFLRENAQAPLVAFDIPLLYEKGGDQGLDAVAVVSAPADVQRARVLARPGMTSEKFEQILGLQVPDAEKRARADHVIDTGISLEETREQVAGIVRALTRM from the coding sequence GTGACGAAGATCCTCGGTCTCACTGGCTCGATCGGCATGGGTAAGTCTACCGTTGCCGGGATGCTGCGCGAGTTGGGCGTGCCGGTGTTTGATGCCGATGCCGCCGTGCACCAGTTGCAAGGCCCGGGCGGCGCGCTGCTGCCGCTTATCGAGGAAGCCTTCCCCGGCACCACCGGGCCTGGCGGAGTAGATCGCCCGAAGCTGGGCGCCGCTGTCTTCGGCGACAAGGACAGGCTCAGCCAGCTGGAGCGAATCGTTCACCCCGCAGTGGCAGCCATGCGCGGTGATTTTCTACGCGAAAATGCGCAGGCGCCTCTGGTCGCATTCGACATCCCGCTGCTCTATGAAAAGGGCGGTGACCAGGGGCTGGACGCTGTCGCGGTGGTCTCCGCCCCGGCCGATGTACAGCGCGCCCGCGTACTGGCCCGCCCCGGCATGACGTCGGAAAAATTCGAGCAGATTCTAGGACTTCAAGTTCCCGACGCGGAAAAGCGCGCCCGCGCCGATCATGTCATCGACACCGGAATTTCGCTCGAGGAAACGCGAGAACAGGTGGCCGGTATCGTGCGGGCGCTGACCCGAATGTAA
- the dnaQ gene encoding DNA polymerase III subunit epsilon codes for MREIIFDTETTGFDPKNGDRMVEIGCIEMINRVATGQSYHAYFNPQRSMPAEAEAVHGLSDSFLADKPLFAASAQDFLDFIEDSPMIAHNANFDFNFINAELALCSMPIVSRDRMVDTVALAKVRHPGAKLSLDALCSRYGIDRSHRTKHGALLDAELLAQVYVELRGGRQIGLELVAETTKIVTEIKVLNTKDRIFRQPRPHAASDEELIAHAGFLKSVDTPLWGA; via the coding sequence ATGAGAGAGATCATCTTCGATACCGAAACGACCGGATTTGACCCGAAAAACGGGGATAGAATGGTGGAAATCGGCTGCATCGAAATGATCAATCGCGTGGCAACGGGGCAGTCCTACCACGCCTATTTCAACCCCCAGCGTTCAATGCCGGCTGAGGCCGAGGCGGTTCACGGACTGTCCGATTCCTTCCTCGCCGACAAGCCGCTGTTCGCAGCTTCGGCGCAGGATTTCCTCGACTTCATCGAGGACAGCCCGATGATCGCGCACAACGCCAATTTCGACTTCAACTTCATCAATGCCGAGCTGGCGCTGTGCAGCATGCCGATCGTCAGCCGGGACCGGATGGTCGATACCGTAGCGCTCGCCAAGGTGCGCCATCCGGGTGCGAAGCTGTCGCTCGATGCACTGTGTTCGCGCTACGGGATCGACCGTAGCCACCGCACCAAGCACGGCGCCCTGCTAGATGCCGAATTGCTGGCCCAAGTTTATGTCGAGCTTCGCGGAGGCCGTCAGATCGGCCTCGAACTCGTTGCCGAAACCACCAAGATCGTGACGGAAATCAAGGTTCTCAACACGAAGGACCGTATATTCCGTCAGCCGCGTCCCCACGCGGCTTCCGACGAGGAACTCATTGCTCACGCAGGGTTTCTCAAGTCGGTCGATACCCCGCTCTGGGGTGCCTGA
- the hpf gene encoding ribosome hibernation-promoting factor, HPF/YfiA family: MDIRVSGHQVETGEALQVHANERLTAIIEKYFSRALSSHVTFSKAPAGAFRCDIIMHVMQNLVLKGTGSAQDAHISFDQSAEKIDKQLRRYKRRLTDRHEQAAHTASVEEAAYIIFEESRTEEDEELEVDAPVVIAETRVDVPEATVSDAVMMLDLRNTTALFFKNAGTGRHNMVYRRGDGSIGWVEPH, encoded by the coding sequence ATGGATATCCGCGTCTCCGGTCACCAGGTCGAAACCGGCGAGGCCCTTCAGGTCCACGCCAACGAACGGCTCACGGCGATCATCGAGAAGTATTTCAGCCGGGCGCTGTCCTCGCACGTCACTTTCAGCAAGGCCCCTGCGGGCGCTTTCCGCTGTGACATCATCATGCATGTGATGCAGAACCTCGTCCTCAAGGGCACGGGCAGCGCGCAGGACGCGCACATCTCGTTCGACCAGTCGGCCGAAAAGATCGACAAGCAACTGCGCCGCTACAAGCGCCGCCTGACCGATCGTCACGAACAGGCAGCCCACACCGCATCGGTCGAGGAAGCCGCCTACATCATCTTCGAGGAATCTCGGACCGAGGAAGACGAGGAACTTGAAGTCGACGCACCTGTGGTCATCGCCGAGACACGCGTCGATGTTCCCGAAGCCACCGTTTCCGACGCGGTAATGATGCTCGACTTGCGTAATACTACGGCGTTATTTTTCAAAAACGCTGGAACGGGACGCCATAATATGGTTTACCGCCGTGGCGACGGTTCGATTGGCTGGGTCGAACCACACTGA
- a CDS encoding PTS sugar transporter subunit IIA, whose amino-acid sequence MSGLFALLPDAVITVAADSKNVILDRLAAQFAAVYGLDHKAVLARVAEREELGSTGFGRRIAIPHARMPGLGRPVAAFMRLESPVEFDSADGMPVDLVFGLLSPEGAGATHLHALAAISRMMRDERMREALMAAPGPEALYGLLSNVIDRDAA is encoded by the coding sequence ATGAGTGGGCTTTTTGCACTGCTTCCCGACGCCGTGATTACGGTGGCCGCGGACAGCAAGAACGTAATTTTGGATAGGCTCGCGGCCCAGTTCGCGGCGGTTTATGGTCTCGACCATAAGGCCGTGCTGGCGCGCGTCGCCGAGCGTGAAGAATTGGGCAGCACCGGCTTCGGCCGCCGCATCGCCATCCCTCATGCCCGAATGCCGGGACTGGGCCGTCCGGTGGCTGCATTCATGCGCCTGGAATCCCCGGTCGAGTTCGATTCCGCCGATGGCATGCCTGTGGACCTCGTGTTCGGCCTGCTCTCTCCCGAGGGTGCAGGGGCCACGCACCTCCACGCCCTGGCCGCGATCTCGCGCATGATGCGGGACGAACGCATGCGCGAGGCCCTGATGGCCGCTCCCGGTCCCGAGGCGCTATACGGCCTCCTGAGCAATGTTATCGACCGCGATGCCGCATGA
- a CDS encoding PaaI family thioesterase, which produces MPHDLTAPGSLEDVSGTAGAGLHWRALESLYASAPINQMFRSSLEITGEGLSRITFLVEPDCFHAAGAAHGTIYFKMLDDAAFYAANTHVTDRFLLTTSFNMHLSKPIKGGRIVAEGRWVSGRRRVLVAESWLLDEDGDECGRGTATFMRSRIALSSLPGYSIPPVSG; this is translated from the coding sequence ATGCCGCATGACCTGACGGCTCCCGGTAGCCTCGAAGATGTTTCGGGGACTGCCGGCGCGGGATTGCACTGGCGGGCTCTCGAAAGCCTCTACGCCTCTGCCCCGATCAACCAAATGTTCCGTTCCTCGCTGGAAATCACCGGCGAGGGCCTCTCGCGCATCACCTTTCTGGTCGAACCGGATTGCTTCCACGCCGCTGGCGCGGCACATGGCACGATCTATTTCAAGATGCTCGATGATGCGGCCTTTTATGCCGCCAACACCCACGTCACCGATCGGTTCCTGCTCACCACCTCGTTCAACATGCACCTCAGCAAGCCCATAAAGGGCGGCCGCATCGTGGCTGAAGGCCGGTGGGTAAGCGGTCGCCGCCGGGTTCTGGTGGCCGAATCCTGGCTCCTGGATGAGGACGGAGACGAATGCGGGCGCGGCACCGCCACGTTCATGCGCTCGCGAATTGCGCTGTCCAGCCTGCCCGGATACTCGATTCCGCCGGTTTCGGGCTAA
- a CDS encoding DUF1491 family protein has product MDARLPAHLEVSALIRQVNAEGGFAAVLAKGERDAGTILVVLAHNGAASRLFERMPELDGTRPWRCSRTQDSQDPFAFQDYLDRRKAQDPDMWIVELDVAKGERFIGGEAEQG; this is encoded by the coding sequence ATGGACGCGCGGCTTCCCGCACATCTCGAAGTTTCCGCCCTTATTCGACAGGTCAACGCCGAAGGCGGCTTCGCGGCGGTTCTGGCAAAGGGTGAGCGCGACGCCGGGACGATCCTTGTCGTCCTTGCCCACAACGGCGCGGCTTCCCGTCTGTTCGAACGGATGCCGGAACTGGACGGGACTCGCCCATGGCGCTGCTCGCGGACTCAGGATTCGCAGGACCCTTTCGCGTTTCAGGACTACCTGGACCGGCGCAAGGCACAGGACCCCGATATGTGGATCGTGGAACTTGACGTCGCGAAGGGCGAACGCTTCATCGGCGGAGAAGCCGAACAAGGTTGA
- a CDS encoding cell wall hydrolase: protein MRTKVEWAGVMALAATVLTALLSAQGSGAAASDLIPILTEQKPAVEFVSRPMVQALPAEDGAEETDGTDISPDADSLQELVSQQSMPDDMSNEMRCLAGAIYFEARGETLEGRLAVGRVIVNRSKSGRFPTSYCGVVYQPSQFSFVRGRSMPSVREGSMSWREAVAVAQIADEGSWKSPAKGALFFHATRVSPNWRLTRLARVDNHVFYR from the coding sequence ATGCGAACCAAGGTTGAATGGGCGGGCGTCATGGCGCTGGCCGCAACGGTATTGACCGCACTGTTGAGCGCCCAGGGCTCGGGCGCAGCGGCATCGGACTTGATTCCGATACTGACTGAACAGAAGCCCGCCGTGGAATTCGTTTCCCGGCCTATGGTCCAGGCCCTCCCCGCCGAAGACGGCGCCGAGGAAACCGACGGGACCGACATTTCTCCCGACGCAGATTCGCTTCAGGAACTGGTATCGCAGCAGTCGATGCCGGATGACATGTCGAACGAAATGCGTTGCCTCGCCGGCGCGATCTATTTCGAAGCGCGCGGTGAAACCCTCGAAGGCAGGCTCGCCGTGGGCCGCGTGATCGTCAATCGTTCGAAGTCGGGCCGCTTCCCCACCAGCTATTGCGGCGTGGTGTATCAGCCCTCGCAGTTCTCGTTTGTGCGCGGACGTTCGATGCCTTCCGTTCGCGAAGGCTCGATGAGCTGGCGCGAAGCCGTTGCCGTGGCGCAGATCGCCGACGAAGGCAGCTGGAAAAGCCCGGCAAAGGGCGCGCTGTTCTTCCACGCCACGCGGGTTTCGCCCAATTGGCGCCTGACCCGTCTGGCGCGGGTCGACAATCACGTTTTCTATCGCTGA
- the xth gene encoding exodeoxyribonuclease III — MRISTYNINGVKARLPRLLEWLEETRPAVACLQEIKTQDEGFPMAEFEKLGYKGIWHGQKGFNGVAILADGEAPVEIQRGLEGEPEDEHSRYLEADVFGIRVVCIYLPNGNPLPGPKFDYKLRWMERLRRRMDAIKAQEVPAIITGDYNVIPTDRDIWAPPAMAADALMQPQSRDAYFRLLGDGWTDALATHNPRGGVWTYWDYQAGAWQRDHGFRIDHSLLSPELADRLVACGVDKEHRGREKASDHAPVWVELSQ, encoded by the coding sequence ATGAGAATCTCGACGTACAACATCAACGGGGTCAAGGCGCGCCTGCCCCGCCTGCTCGAATGGCTTGAAGAAACCCGTCCCGCTGTCGCCTGCCTGCAGGAGATCAAGACGCAGGACGAAGGCTTCCCGATGGCCGAGTTCGAGAAGCTGGGATACAAAGGCATCTGGCACGGCCAGAAGGGCTTCAACGGCGTCGCCATCCTGGCAGACGGCGAAGCGCCGGTGGAAATCCAGCGCGGCCTTGAGGGCGAACCTGAGGACGAACACTCCCGCTACCTCGAAGCGGACGTCTTCGGTATTCGGGTCGTGTGCATCTACCTACCCAACGGCAACCCGCTGCCGGGCCCCAAGTTCGACTACAAACTGCGCTGGATGGAACGCCTGCGCCGCCGCATGGATGCGATCAAGGCCCAGGAAGTGCCCGCAATCATTACTGGCGACTACAACGTCATCCCCACCGACCGCGACATCTGGGCGCCGCCCGCGATGGCCGCAGACGCCCTGATGCAGCCGCAATCGCGCGATGCGTATTTTCGCCTGCTCGGCGATGGGTGGACGGATGCTCTTGCCACCCACAACCCGCGCGGCGGGGTGTGGACGTACTGGGATTATCAGGCAGGCGCGTGGCAACGCGACCACGGCTTTCGCATCGACCACTCGCTGCTCTCGCCTGAACTGGCGGATCGTCTGGTGGCCTGCGGCGTGGACAAGGAACATCGCGGCCGGGAAAAGGCCAGCGATCATGCTCCGGTCTGGGTAGAACTCAGCCAGTAA
- a CDS encoding iron-sulfur cluster assembly accessory protein, producing the protein MEQHSLTLSPSAAARVAAIASKQGKPAILRLAVEGGGCSGFQYKFGLADAPEGDDSVTETDGVRLVVDAVSLDLVAGCVVDFVESLGGAAFKVENPNAAAGCGCGSSFSV; encoded by the coding sequence ATGGAACAGCACAGCCTGACACTCAGCCCCTCGGCGGCCGCGCGCGTTGCCGCGATCGCCAGCAAGCAGGGCAAGCCCGCCATCCTGCGCCTCGCCGTAGAAGGCGGCGGCTGCTCGGGCTTCCAGTATAAATTCGGCCTCGCCGATGCCCCGGAAGGCGACGATAGCGTCACCGAAACAGACGGCGTGCGCCTCGTCGTCGATGCCGTCAGCCTCGATCTTGTCGCCGGCTGCGTCGTCGATTTCGTCGAGTCGCTGGGCGGCGCCGCCTTCAAGGTCGAAAATCCCAATGCAGCGGCAGGCTGCGGTTGCGGGTCCAGCTTCTCGGTATGA
- a CDS encoding CBS domain-containing protein, with product MTIGRIIEGRTAVVTCDIATTVREAVAILAERRIGAVPVMENSEIAGIFSERDVIYRLSEIGAGVLDMPLGHIMTASPVTVEPDTSVIAALSLMTRRRIRHLPVLSGADMIGFVSIGDLVKHRIDMIEHEAAAMRDYIQTA from the coding sequence ATGACCATTGGTCGTATTATCGAAGGCCGCACCGCTGTCGTTACCTGCGACATCGCCACCACCGTACGCGAAGCCGTGGCGATCCTCGCAGAGCGGCGCATCGGCGCCGTTCCGGTGATGGAAAACAGCGAGATCGCCGGCATTTTCTCGGAACGCGATGTGATCTACCGGCTCAGCGAAATCGGCGCCGGCGTTCTCGACATGCCGCTGGGCCACATCATGACCGCCTCGCCGGTGACGGTGGAACCCGATACCTCGGTAATCGCGGCGCTGTCGCTGATGACCCGCCGCCGCATTCGCCACCTTCCGGTGCTGAGCGGCGCGGACATGATCGGCTTCGTCTCGATCGGCGATCTTGTGAAGCACCGGATCGACATGATCGAGCACGAGGCCGCCGCGATGCGGGACTACATCCAGACGGCCTGA
- a CDS encoding ferredoxin — translation MSTHAAGHREIEKAQNALAKTGGDSIQRHIFICAEPQKGECCSPEAGQAAWKYLKKRLKQLGLDGPKSSNGGGVARTKADCLRICFAGPIAVVWPDGVWYHSCNEEALEKIIQQHLIGGQPVEEYRLHPKPG, via the coding sequence ATGAGCACCCACGCCGCAGGACACCGCGAAATCGAGAAGGCGCAAAATGCGCTGGCCAAGACCGGCGGCGACAGCATCCAGCGCCACATCTTCATCTGCGCGGAACCGCAAAAGGGCGAGTGCTGCTCACCCGAAGCAGGCCAGGCCGCCTGGAAGTACCTGAAGAAGCGCCTGAAACAACTCGGCCTCGACGGCCCCAAGTCATCCAACGGGGGCGGCGTGGCGCGCACCAAGGCGGATTGCCTGCGCATCTGTTTCGCCGGACCGATCGCGGTCGTCTGGCCCGACGGCGTCTGGTATCATTCATGCAACGAGGAAGCGCTGGAAAAGATCATCCAGCAGCACCTCATCGGCGGCCAGCCGGTAGAGGAATATCGCCTGCATCCGAAGCCAGGCTGA
- a CDS encoding thioesterase family protein codes for MPKPDPALLDPARYPFSCTIEPRFGDLDINLHINNVAIAGLLEDGRVRFHRASGYRDALTGLSSMIASIAIEYLGEGHYPDPVTIHSAVEDTGRSSHRLVQLLMQEKRVVAFARSVMVIVGKDGPVPLPASFADQIDQWRLRP; via the coding sequence ATGCCAAAGCCCGATCCCGCGCTGCTCGACCCTGCGCGTTACCCGTTTTCCTGCACCATCGAGCCGCGCTTCGGCGATCTCGATATCAACCTGCACATCAACAACGTGGCGATAGCCGGTCTTCTCGAAGACGGGCGCGTGCGATTCCACCGTGCCAGCGGATACCGCGATGCCCTGACCGGCCTGTCTTCGATGATCGCCAGCATCGCCATCGAATATCTGGGCGAGGGCCATTACCCCGATCCGGTGACGATCCACAGCGCCGTCGAGGATACCGGCCGCTCCAGCCACCGTCTTGTCCAACTGCTCATGCAGGAGAAGCGCGTGGTCGCCTTTGCCCGCAGCGTCATGGTGATCGTCGGCAAGGACGGACCCGTCCCTCTCCCCGCCTCTTTCGCGGACCAGATAGACCAATGGAGGCTGAGGCCATGA